One genomic region from Gaiellales bacterium encodes:
- the lepB gene encoding signal peptidase I yields MEGWPPDPVAGGEPRPLAGEHAPATAERDAPPPGGAGEVGGEPPQPAKRQLNPVLELVLILAAALGLWYVTNGWIVKPYRIPSASMEPTLQIGDRVLVSRFTYRIHDPRRGDIIVFHPPGTGESAQLGATTEASVYFIKRIVGLPGETIEGRNHRVVICTAPGVGCHPLDEPYLRQAAAPTNFGPIRIPNGRYFVMGDNRRISDDSRFWGTLPRSYIIGEAFATYWPLDRIGTL; encoded by the coding sequence GTGGAGGGCTGGCCCCCCGACCCCGTCGCGGGCGGCGAGCCGCGCCCGCTCGCCGGCGAGCATGCGCCGGCCACAGCCGAGCGCGACGCGCCGCCGCCGGGTGGCGCGGGGGAGGTGGGTGGCGAGCCGCCGCAGCCGGCCAAGCGGCAGCTGAACCCGGTGCTCGAGCTGGTGCTGATCCTGGCCGCCGCGCTCGGGCTCTGGTACGTCACCAACGGCTGGATCGTCAAGCCCTACCGGATCCCGTCGGCGTCGATGGAGCCGACGCTGCAGATCGGCGACCGGGTGCTCGTGTCGCGGTTCACCTACCGCATCCATGACCCGCGCCGTGGCGACATCATCGTCTTCCACCCGCCCGGCACCGGGGAGTCCGCGCAGCTGGGCGCCACCACCGAGGCCAGCGTGTACTTCATCAAGCGCATCGTCGGCCTGCCGGGCGAGACGATCGAGGGGCGCAACCACCGAGTGGTGATCTGCACGGCCCCCGGCGTCGGCTGTCACCCGCTCGACGAGCCCTATCTCCGCCAGGCCGCCGCTCCGACGAACTTCGGCCCGATCCGCATCCCCAACGGCCGGTACTTCGTGATGGGCGACAACCGCAGGATCTCGGACGACAGCCGTTTCTGGGGCACGCTTCCACGCTCGTACATCATCGGCGAGGCGTTCGCCACGTACTGGCCGCTCGACCGCATC